The following coding sequences lie in one Balneolaceae bacterium genomic window:
- a CDS encoding AAA family ATPase: MAKATAGEADVPFFSLSGSDFVEMFVGVGAARVRDLFKQAKEKAPCIIFIDEIDAIGRSRGRGMMMGSNDERENTLNQLLSEMDGFNTDKGVIIMAATNRPDVLDSALLRPGRFDRQILIDKPDLSRARGGAESAHAQHQDVLRTST, encoded by the coding sequence CTGGCCAAGGCTACGGCCGGGGAGGCCGACGTTCCTTTCTTCAGCCTCAGCGGCTCCGATTTTGTGGAGATGTTCGTAGGCGTGGGCGCGGCCCGCGTGCGTGACCTCTTCAAGCAGGCCAAGGAGAAGGCGCCCTGCATTATCTTTATCGATGAAATCGACGCCATCGGCCGCAGCCGTGGACGGGGCATGATGATGGGCTCCAACGACGAGCGCGAGAACACCCTCAACCAGCTCCTCAGCGAGATGGACGGCTTCAACACCGACAAGGGAGTGATCATCATGGCGGCCACCAACCGCCCCGACGTGCTCGACTCGGCGCTGTTGCGCCCGGGCCGCTTCGACCGGCAGATCCTCATCGACAAGCCCGACCTGTCGCGGGCGCGTGGAGGTGCTGAAAGTGCACACGCGCAACATCAAGATGTCCTCCGGACATCGACCTGA
- a CDS encoding ATP-dependent metallopeptidase FtsH/Yme1/Tma family protein — protein MSDSNHFPNRKPDSGYSKKGGRSSSRFPIWIYVVLFVALLAVQFWFISPENGDRIKYSTFLEYVEQGYISQITIRNGTDVTGQYSSKAVEEGIVTPPSPEDNQWSLGGGAEENTFSTTMLEGDEIRPLLDEHEVIYDVRIEESWFNGILIWLIPIGLAIAFWIYIFRRMNPGQQVLNIGKNKASLYDKQADNKVSFKDVAGLQEAKAEVEEVVEFLQKPQEIHQAGRNPSQGGAAGGSAGNRQDPAGQGYGRGGRRSFLQPQRLRFCGDVRRRGRGPRA, from the coding sequence ATGTCTGATTCCAACCATTTCCCCAACCGTAAGCCCGATTCGGGGTACTCCAAGAAGGGCGGACGCAGTTCCTCGCGCTTTCCGATCTGGATCTATGTGGTGCTTTTTGTGGCGCTGCTGGCTGTTCAGTTCTGGTTCATCAGTCCCGAGAATGGCGACCGCATCAAATACAGCACCTTCCTGGAGTATGTTGAGCAGGGATACATTTCCCAGATCACCATTCGCAACGGCACCGATGTTACCGGCCAGTACAGCTCAAAGGCCGTGGAGGAGGGCATCGTCACGCCTCCCTCGCCCGAGGACAACCAGTGGTCGCTCGGAGGCGGAGCGGAGGAGAACACCTTCTCCACCACCATGCTGGAGGGCGACGAAATTCGTCCCCTGCTTGACGAACATGAAGTGATCTACGACGTACGCATCGAGGAAAGCTGGTTCAACGGCATCCTCATTTGGCTCATTCCCATTGGGCTGGCCATTGCATTCTGGATTTACATTTTCCGGCGCATGAATCCGGGCCAGCAGGTGCTTAACATCGGCAAGAACAAGGCCTCCCTCTACGACAAGCAGGCCGACAACAAGGTATCCTTCAAGGACGTGGCCGGCCTGCAGGAGGCCAAGGCCGAAGTGGAGGAGGTGGTGGAATTTCTGCAGAAACCCCAAGAAATTCACCAGGCTGGGAGGAACCCTTCCCAAGGGGGTGCTGCTGGTGGGTCCGCCGGGAACCGGCAAGACCCTGCTGGCCAAGGCTACGGCCGGGGAGGCCGACGTTCCTTTCTTCAGCCTCAGCGGCTCCGATTTTGTGGAGATGTTCGTAGGCGTGGGCGCGGCCCGCGTGCGTGA